ATTATATTTTCATGGACAGCCACACCTGTCTGCACCCTTATGTCTGGACAGCCGGTCAAGTGCATCAGGGGCAACGCAGGTGAGTGGAAAATGGCGGAGGGGAGTTAGCATTTCAGAGACTTTTTAATTTATTCTGGAATGGGTCATAGCAAAAAAGATTAACCGCAGAGGACGCGGAGGAACGCGGAGGGTTGTTATTTTTCTCTGCGTCCCTCTGCGTACTCGGCGGTTTTCCAGATCTACCCGAAAATAATAAAAAGTCTCGCATTTCAGGACACTGATTTAAAGTATCGTAAATCTGACATTCAATATCAAGAATAATAAGGTTACAAAGATTAACTTTACGTTAAATCCACAGCCTTAAATAATATCTTTATTAATTTAATTGCGATGAAACTTGAAGAGCGCTTAGATTTGCTAAAACAAAAAGTTCAAAATGATGACTTTCTGTGCGCAAGAGGACTTGGTAATGAGATTCCATTCTGGATATTTGACTATCCTCCTGAAAAAGAGTTGCTTGTCCGTGAAACAATCGATAAAATTACACTTAATCTGGGAAAAATATCTGTGAATGTCCTTGTCATTGATTTATTTGAAATGTGTCTGGAATTGTTGAATAATAAACTTAATAATGATACGATATTCGAATTTGAAAATAAGAACGGTTCAGATGAATTGCTTAAAAAACTGAAAATTATGCTCAAACCTGAAATCGTCAAGAAAGCTATACAAGTAAAGATGGAATCCAGTGGAGATGTTCAATTAATGTTTTTGACCGGTGTGGGTAAAGCGTGGCCTC
This portion of the Methanosarcinales archaeon genome encodes:
- a CDS encoding DUF1788 domain-containing protein; translation: MKLEERLDLLKQKVQNDDFLCARGLGNEIPFWIFDYPPEKELLVRETIDKITLNLGKISVNVLVIDLFEMCLELLNNKLNNDTIFEFENKNGSDELLKKLKIMLKPEIVKKAIQVKMESSGDVQLMFLTGVGKAWPLVRSHSILNNLQPVLGNVPLVTFYPGKYDNYELSLFGKFTDGNYYRAFPLINDKISEILE